A portion of the Phyllopteryx taeniolatus isolate TA_2022b chromosome 15, UOR_Ptae_1.2, whole genome shotgun sequence genome contains these proteins:
- the LOC133465101 gene encoding zinc finger protein OZF-like — MWTRRTTEYEEELGGTKEEDERQRQPLDGVFKKPRMGLCTADVSEYLCPEQLKSESPHIKEEVEVEEPPNIKEEEGLEHSDVKEEEEPESPHIKREKDEEEHSYFKEEEVHPHIKQEVPELLHIKQEEEEAITELPFISVPLKSENESQREDNRVAAPPSSTSSQHMTTDDGDHCGPSQADNLIAPLSDCDDTTAFSPDTDDDDEEQSEGHNTGHRDNKRWECSLCGKTLAYKWDLKRHMRIHTGEKPFACTVCGKRFSQRTFLTTHTRTHTGEKPFACSVCDKRFAQKGSLKVHARTHTGEKPFICSVCGKRFSEKGNLRIHTRTHSGKKSFACPDCGQIFSEKQNLRIHKKIHTFACSVCGKIFSQKHNLKIHIRIHTGEKPFACSVCDQRFTHSRSLKTHETTHTGDKRFSCLVCGQRFTHERHLRAHTRTHPGKILFACSVCGQKFPCKGSVIQHTKTHTGE, encoded by the exons atgtggacaagaaggacaacggagtacgaggaggaacttggTGGAACAAAAGAGGAGGACGAGCGACAACGTCAACCGTTGGACGGTGTTTTCAAGAAGCCTCGAATGGGGTTATGCACAGCAG acgtcAGTGAATATCTTTGTCCTGAACAACTGAAGTCAGAgtcccctcacattaaagaggaagtggaggtaGAAGAGCCCCCCAACATTAAGGAAGAAGAGGGGTTGGAGCATAGTGATgttaaggaggaagaggagccagaATCCCCTCACATCAAGAGAGAGAAGGATGAGGAAGAGCACTCTTACTTCAAAGAGGAGGAAGTGCACCCCCACATCAAACAGGAGGTACCAGAGCTCCTCCacatcaaacaggaagaggaggaggctatCACCGAGTTGCCATTTATTAGTGTAcctttgaagagtgaaaatGAAAGTCAACGTGAGGACAATAGAGTGGCGGCGCCTCCAAGCAGCacctcaagtcaacacatgacaacagatgatggagaccactgtggaccATCACAAGCAGACAACCTCATCGCTCCACTATCAGATTGTGACGACACAACGGCATTCTCTCcggacactgatgatgatgatgaagaacagTCAGAAGGTCATAATACAGGTCACCGTGACAACAAACGTTGGGAATGTTCTCTGTGTGGGAAAACTTTAGCTTATAAATGGGATTTGAAACgacacatgagaatacacactggagagaaaccttttgcctgcacaGTTTGCGGAAAAAGATTCTCTCAAAGGACCTTTTTGAcgacacacacaagaacacacactggtgaaaaaccttttgcctgctcagtttgtgataAAAGATTCGCTCAGAAGGGAAGCTTGAAAGTACATGCACGAACACACaccggagagaaaccttttatctgctcagtttgtggtaaaagattctctgaaaagggaaatCTAAGAATACATACAAGGACACACTCTGGTAAGAAATCTTTTGCCTGCCCAGATTGCGGTCAAATATTCtctgaaaagcaaaacttaagaatacacaaaaaaatacacacttttGCCTGCTCTGTTTGTGGTAAAATATTCTCTCAAAAGCacaacttaaaaatacacattagaATACACACaggtgaaaaaccttttgcctgctcagtttgtgatcAAAGATTTACTCATAGTCGAAGCTTAAAAACGCACGAaacaacacacactggagataAACGGTTTTCATGcttagtttgtggtcaaagattcactcatgAGAGACATTTAAGAGCCCACACAAGAACCCACCCTGGTAAAATACTttttgcctgttcagtttgtggtcaaaaattcccttGTAAGGGAAGCGTAATACAGCACACaaaaacccacactggtgaatga